In Deinococcus taeanensis, one DNA window encodes the following:
- a CDS encoding discoidin domain-containing protein: protein MKKTAALLASLTVALGACGTERSVPPPTSPTLSSQAIAGCGTTNVAQGKAASASSTENASTLDARFAVDGNPGTRWSSAWSDPQWIEVDLGAAQSICQVTLQWEAAYGKAFRVEVSDNRSTWTQIYSTTTGTGGTQTITPATATNGRYVRVYGTQRATSYGYSLFELQVFATGSLLPTSDTPDFGPNVTIFSPADAQATIQQKLDSAFNSQLRSPTAQFGAQRFAFLFKPGTYNNFANIGFYTSVQGLGLNPDDVTFQGSNANINVDSGWNYGDTSNATQNFWRSAENLAVVPTGGTTRWAVSQAAPMRRVHIRGALALGPSNMDYGQGYASGGYLAESRVDGRVVSGSQQQWYTRDSTIAGWDGGVWNMVFSGVQGAPPQAFPNPPHTTLATTPVSRDKPYLYIDATGKYRVFVPNLRTNAAGATWPNTPGTSIPMSQFYVARPTDSAATLNQALRQGLNLFFTPGVYHINETINVTRAGTVVLGLGLPSLIPDGGVVPMQVADVDGVRIAGLLFDAGTTNSPSLLTVGAAGSHINHAANPSSVQDVFFRIGGAVAGKATNSLIVHSDHTLIDHIWAWRADHGNAPTGWTINTAETGLIVNGHNVLATGLFVEHYQKYEVIWNGENGRTIFFQNEKPYDVPDQATWRSGANGYAAYKVSDAVTNHEAWGLGSYVYFNVNPAVRADRAIEVPRVPGVKFHNMVTVSLNNQGGINRIINDAGAAVPIPGTNTAPSSLVNYP, encoded by the coding sequence ATGAAAAAAACCGCCGCTCTGCTGGCCAGCCTGACTGTGGCCCTGGGTGCCTGTGGCACCGAACGCAGCGTGCCGCCGCCCACCAGCCCGACCCTGTCCTCCCAGGCTATCGCCGGCTGCGGCACCACCAACGTCGCGCAGGGCAAGGCAGCCTCGGCGTCCTCCACGGAGAACGCCAGCACCCTGGACGCCCGCTTCGCCGTAGACGGCAATCCGGGCACCCGCTGGTCAAGTGCCTGGAGCGATCCGCAGTGGATTGAGGTGGATCTGGGCGCAGCACAGAGCATCTGTCAGGTGACCCTCCAGTGGGAAGCGGCCTACGGGAAGGCCTTCAGGGTCGAAGTCTCAGACAACCGTTCCACCTGGACCCAGATTTACAGCACCACCACCGGAACAGGCGGCACCCAGACCATCACCCCGGCCACTGCCACGAACGGCCGGTATGTCCGCGTGTACGGCACCCAGCGCGCCACCAGCTACGGCTACTCCCTGTTCGAGCTTCAGGTGTTCGCCACAGGCTCATTGCTCCCCACATCGGACACCCCTGACTTCGGCCCGAACGTGACCATCTTCAGCCCCGCAGACGCCCAGGCTACCATTCAGCAGAAGCTCGACAGTGCGTTTAACAGTCAGCTGCGCAGCCCCACCGCGCAGTTCGGTGCCCAGCGCTTCGCCTTCCTGTTCAAGCCCGGCACGTACAACAATTTTGCGAATATCGGCTTCTACACCTCGGTGCAGGGACTCGGACTGAACCCGGATGACGTGACCTTCCAGGGCAGCAACGCCAACATCAACGTGGACAGCGGGTGGAACTACGGCGACACCAGCAACGCCACACAGAACTTCTGGCGCTCAGCCGAGAACCTCGCCGTGGTGCCGACCGGCGGCACCACCCGCTGGGCCGTGTCCCAGGCCGCCCCCATGCGGCGGGTGCACATCCGCGGCGCACTGGCGCTGGGGCCGTCCAACATGGACTACGGCCAGGGCTACGCCAGTGGCGGTTACCTGGCCGAAAGCCGCGTGGACGGGCGGGTGGTCTCCGGCTCGCAGCAGCAGTGGTACACCCGTGACAGCACCATCGCGGGATGGGACGGCGGCGTGTGGAACATGGTCTTCTCCGGCGTGCAGGGCGCGCCGCCGCAGGCGTTTCCCAACCCGCCCCACACCACCCTGGCCACCACACCCGTCTCCCGGGATAAGCCCTACCTGTACATCGACGCGACCGGCAAATACCGCGTCTTCGTGCCGAACCTGAGAACCAACGCGGCGGGCGCCACCTGGCCCAACACGCCAGGCACCTCCATCCCCATGAGCCAGTTCTACGTGGCCCGGCCCACCGACAGCGCCGCCACCCTCAACCAGGCGCTGCGCCAGGGACTCAACCTGTTCTTCACCCCGGGCGTGTACCACATCAACGAGACCATCAACGTCACCCGGGCCGGCACGGTGGTTCTGGGCCTGGGCCTGCCCAGCCTGATTCCCGACGGCGGCGTGGTGCCCATGCAGGTGGCGGACGTCGACGGGGTCCGGATCGCGGGATTGCTGTTCGACGCCGGCACCACGAACAGCCCGTCGCTGCTGACCGTCGGCGCCGCGGGCTCGCACATCAACCACGCGGCCAACCCCAGCTCCGTGCAGGACGTCTTCTTCCGCATCGGTGGTGCCGTGGCCGGCAAGGCCACCAACAGCCTGATCGTGCACAGCGACCACACGCTCATCGACCACATCTGGGCCTGGCGGGCGGACCACGGCAACGCCCCCACCGGCTGGACCATCAACACCGCCGAAACCGGCCTGATCGTCAACGGTCACAACGTGCTGGCCACGGGCCTGTTCGTGGAGCACTACCAGAAGTACGAGGTGATCTGGAACGGTGAGAACGGCCGGACCATCTTCTTCCAGAATGAAAAACCCTACGACGTGCCCGACCAGGCCACCTGGCGCAGCGGCGCCAACGGGTACGCCGCCTATAAAGTCAGCGACGCGGTGACCAACCATGAAGCCTGGGGCCTGGGCAGTTACGTCTACTTCAACGTGAATCCGGCCGTCCGCGCTGACCGCGCCATCGAGGTCCCACGGGTACCCGGAGTGAAGTTCCACAACATGGTGACGGTCTCGCTGAACAACCAGGGCGGCATTAACCGCATCATCAATGACGCGGGCGCGGCCGTGCCCATCCCAGGCACGAACACGGCCCCCAGTTCCCTGGTGAACTACCCATGA
- a CDS encoding LacI family DNA-binding transcriptional regulator, which produces MTVSNVINGKSGVRPATRQRVLDAIAETGYRVNVTARTLAGGRNRMISVFTPQLNRPYAAEVVQGAAEAAERLNYDLVVMMQAPHSASDFSMMTRLSVGALLIQPSPEWVRGDLPPHVVSVDGPSAHPLTVDNYGGACRAMQHLLALGHTRIGFVSGLDAEPELRGEGHERNDAHERFRGYRDSLHAAGLPVRPEYTAHGDFTKASGERAAWQLLHLPDPPTALFVSGDAMALGAVHVAQDLGLHIPGNLSVVGFDDLPLAGLSRPGLTTVRQPLPTMGAVAVQMLAALAESQACPLPAPFPTELIVRESTGAPPTRPPHL; this is translated from the coding sequence ATGACTGTCTCCAATGTCATCAACGGCAAGAGTGGCGTGCGCCCTGCCACCCGCCAGCGGGTGCTCGACGCAATCGCCGAAACGGGGTACCGCGTCAACGTCACGGCACGCACCCTGGCCGGGGGCCGCAACCGCATGATCAGCGTCTTTACCCCTCAACTCAATCGCCCCTACGCCGCTGAGGTCGTCCAGGGCGCCGCTGAGGCGGCCGAGCGTCTGAACTACGACCTCGTGGTCATGATGCAGGCCCCGCACAGCGCCTCAGACTTCTCCATGATGACGCGGCTGTCGGTGGGCGCGCTGCTGATTCAGCCCTCACCCGAATGGGTACGGGGGGACCTGCCGCCTCACGTCGTCAGTGTGGACGGTCCCTCGGCCCACCCCCTGACCGTCGACAACTACGGCGGCGCCTGCCGGGCTATGCAGCATCTGCTGGCGCTGGGCCACACCCGGATCGGCTTTGTCAGCGGACTGGACGCCGAGCCGGAACTCCGCGGCGAAGGTCATGAGCGCAATGACGCCCACGAGCGCTTTCGTGGCTACCGCGACAGCCTGCATGCCGCAGGACTCCCGGTCCGCCCGGAGTACACCGCCCACGGGGACTTCACCAAGGCCAGTGGGGAACGGGCAGCGTGGCAACTCCTGCACCTTCCCGACCCCCCCACGGCCCTGTTCGTCTCAGGAGATGCCATGGCCCTGGGCGCGGTCCACGTTGCCCAGGACCTCGGGCTGCACATTCCAGGTAACCTGTCAGTGGTGGGCTTCGACGACCTGCCGCTGGCCGGCCTTTCGCGGCCAGGGCTCACCACCGTCCGCCAGCCTCTGCCCACCATGGGCGCAGTGGCCGTGCAGATGCTCGCCGCTCTGGCCGAAAGCCAGGCCTGTCCCCTCCCTGCTCCTTTCCCAACCGAGCTCATCGTGCGGGAATCTACTGGCGCACCCCCCACCCGGCCGCCCCATCTGTAA
- a CDS encoding alpha-amylase family glycosyl hydrolase, with translation MTRFDDDHHDRVESAKLLATFLHTLQGTPCIDQGNEIGTTNVGFSSIEDDREVDTLNFCREQVPEQGHSPAETLVMQRAL, from the coding sequence TTGACCCGATTTGATGACGACCACCACGACCGGGTAGAGTCCGCCAAGCTTCTTGCCACGTTCCTTCACACCCTCCAGGGCACGCCCTGCATTGACCAGGGGAACGAGATCGGCACGACGAACGTGGGGTTCAGCAGCATTGAGGACGACCGGGAGGTCGACACGCTGAACTTCTGCCGCGAGCAGGTGCCCGAGCAGGGCCACTCACCTGCCGAAACACTAGTCATGCAGAGAGCTCTATAG
- a CDS encoding PAS domain-containing protein produces MNSTARLADLLQLINGVIWEADLQSRSTTYASAQMQAILGYAPETWEGATQFWENLVHPDDLARVVDQTERKLKLARPYEVEYRFRAADGRVVWIRDHITPLFEQGRVVRLGGIMMDITEQKNTEGHLQAALDRFAKVFSTSPVGIVLTGLRGGRVLECNDAFLQIIGLSHGEFVGSTNDTVNPWADLADRDEMVRRMERGGAVRDFETRLLHFPSRTFRDVTLFTEQLELEGEEVILVIAQDVTDRKAAHAARDASESRFRALVQHSTDMVTVVNRAGRLSYVSPSLETILGYNADAVLGMDVLSFMRADLHLEVRAVFREAITGGPGATRAYTSPIRHKNGEHRWLEWVATNRLADPHVRGVVINARDVTERVASEQALTESRNTFEALFEHSPDAILLVDVEGDMPIVACNEVAARMNGYTREELVGRSTYLTLPDEEAAALLADPQANDDFRRRLMASGRLHFEATHQRKDGTRYPVEIHLALVNISGRDLMLSIERDISERRAAELALQASQARLLSTEKLASLGRLTAGLAHEINTPLAAVMNALHEAKALAGEYRDSVTVPTVTPDDHLEIARDLLQAVADADRAAARIGEFIRNMRGHTRDQVSGAQDFDAYKLAGDTLAMIAHQARTAKVDLLLERAKGPVVVHGEPGRFTQIVTNLVVNAVHACEDSGRTRCSVTLRFDVQNDWIVLHIEDTGTGIPAHVLPRIFDPLFTTKDVGKGTGLGLSIIYDIITGHFGGEVDVNTEVGVGTTFIVRFPRAVPS; encoded by the coding sequence ATGAACAGCACTGCCCGCCTCGCCGATCTGCTTCAACTCATCAATGGCGTGATCTGGGAAGCGGACCTCCAGTCCCGCAGTACCACCTACGCGTCTGCCCAGATGCAGGCGATTCTCGGGTACGCCCCTGAAACATGGGAGGGTGCCACTCAATTTTGGGAAAACCTCGTCCATCCGGACGACCTCGCCCGTGTCGTTGATCAAACCGAGCGGAAACTCAAACTCGCCCGACCTTACGAGGTGGAGTACCGCTTCCGCGCAGCGGATGGCCGCGTCGTCTGGATCCGTGACCACATCACCCCGTTGTTTGAACAAGGCCGCGTCGTTCGGCTGGGCGGCATCATGATGGACATCACTGAACAGAAGAACACGGAAGGGCACCTGCAGGCCGCCCTTGACCGCTTCGCAAAGGTCTTCAGCACCAGTCCGGTGGGGATCGTGCTGACCGGCCTGCGCGGCGGCCGGGTGCTGGAATGTAACGACGCCTTCCTGCAGATTATCGGCCTGAGCCACGGGGAGTTCGTCGGCAGCACCAACGACACTGTTAACCCGTGGGCGGATCTCGCCGACCGGGACGAGATGGTGCGGCGCATGGAACGTGGCGGCGCTGTACGGGACTTCGAAACGCGCCTGTTGCATTTTCCATCCCGCACCTTCCGGGACGTCACCCTGTTCACAGAGCAGCTTGAACTTGAGGGTGAAGAGGTGATTCTGGTGATTGCCCAGGACGTCACCGACCGGAAAGCAGCGCACGCGGCGCGCGACGCCTCTGAGAGCCGGTTCCGCGCGCTTGTGCAGCACAGCACCGACATGGTGACCGTGGTGAACCGGGCTGGGCGGCTCAGCTACGTGAGTCCGTCACTTGAAACCATCCTTGGATACAACGCGGACGCCGTCCTGGGGATGGACGTCCTGAGTTTCATGCGCGCCGACCTTCACCTGGAGGTCCGTGCCGTGTTTCGAGAGGCAATTACCGGCGGTCCCGGAGCCACCCGCGCGTACACCAGCCCCATCCGCCACAAGAACGGCGAGCACCGTTGGCTGGAATGGGTGGCGACCAACCGGCTCGCTGACCCCCACGTGCGCGGCGTGGTCATTAACGCGCGCGACGTTACCGAACGGGTGGCGTCCGAGCAGGCCCTGACCGAGAGCAGGAACACGTTCGAGGCGCTGTTCGAGCATTCACCCGACGCGATTCTGCTGGTGGACGTCGAGGGTGACATGCCCATTGTCGCGTGCAATGAGGTGGCTGCCCGCATGAATGGGTACACGCGCGAGGAGCTGGTCGGCCGCAGCACCTACCTCACCCTGCCGGACGAGGAGGCCGCGGCGCTGCTCGCCGACCCGCAGGCAAACGACGACTTCCGCCGGCGCCTGATGGCCAGTGGCCGCCTTCACTTTGAGGCCACGCATCAGCGTAAAGACGGTACGCGCTATCCAGTCGAGATTCACCTGGCGCTCGTGAACATCAGCGGGCGGGATCTGATGCTGAGCATTGAGCGGGATATCAGCGAGCGCCGGGCTGCTGAACTGGCGCTGCAGGCCAGTCAGGCGCGCCTGCTGTCCACTGAGAAACTGGCCAGCCTCGGGCGTCTCACCGCCGGTCTCGCGCATGAAATCAACACGCCGCTGGCCGCGGTGATGAACGCTCTGCATGAGGCGAAGGCGCTGGCGGGTGAGTACCGCGATTCAGTCACTGTGCCCACCGTGACGCCTGACGATCATCTTGAAATTGCCCGCGACCTGCTGCAGGCCGTGGCCGACGCTGACCGCGCCGCGGCGCGTATCGGGGAGTTCATCCGCAACATGCGCGGTCACACGCGTGACCAGGTGAGCGGCGCACAGGACTTCGACGCGTACAAGCTTGCGGGCGATACTTTGGCGATGATTGCGCATCAGGCCCGCACTGCGAAGGTGGACCTGCTGCTCGAACGGGCGAAAGGGCCGGTGGTGGTGCACGGCGAACCAGGCCGGTTTACCCAGATTGTGACGAACCTGGTGGTCAATGCTGTTCACGCGTGCGAGGACAGTGGCCGCACCCGGTGTAGCGTCACCCTGAGGTTCGACGTGCAGAACGACTGGATCGTCCTGCACATTGAGGACACCGGGACGGGGATTCCTGCTCACGTTCTCCCACGGATCTTTGACCCTCTGTTTACAACCAAAGACGTGGGTAAAGGAACCGGGCTGGGCCTTTCGATCATCTATGACATCATCACCGGACACTTTGGCGGTGAGGTGGACGTGAACACTGAGGTTGGGGTAGGCACCACATTTATTGTCCGGTTCCCGCGGGCCGTCCCCAGCTGA
- a CDS encoding TIGR00730 family Rossman fold protein, whose product MSEYISKVAVFCGARGGVAPVYIHAAAALGLEVARRGLTLVYGGGRTGLMGAVADAALSAGGHVIGVMPEFLVEREVAHQGLTEMVVVPSMHARKALMAERADAFVALPGGLGTLEEFFETLTWTQLDLQRKAHGLLNTEGYFDQLLRFLQRGYQDEMIGSAPETYITVRDEAAVLLDVLQSLSPTGGLLTDRT is encoded by the coding sequence ATGTCTGAATACATCAGCAAGGTTGCTGTTTTTTGTGGTGCCCGCGGTGGTGTTGCGCCAGTGTACATACACGCCGCCGCCGCGCTGGGCCTTGAGGTGGCGCGCCGCGGCCTGACCTTGGTCTACGGAGGTGGGAGGACAGGCCTGATGGGCGCAGTGGCAGACGCAGCTCTCAGCGCAGGGGGCCACGTGATCGGGGTCATGCCGGAGTTTCTCGTTGAGCGTGAGGTGGCGCATCAGGGCCTTACCGAAATGGTGGTCGTGCCCAGCATGCATGCGCGCAAAGCCCTCATGGCAGAACGCGCTGATGCATTCGTCGCACTGCCTGGTGGACTGGGCACGCTGGAAGAGTTCTTTGAGACGCTCACCTGGACGCAGCTGGACCTGCAGCGCAAAGCACACGGCCTCCTGAACACCGAGGGCTATTTTGACCAGCTGTTGCGTTTTCTGCAGCGCGGTTACCAGGACGAAATGATTGGCTCAGCGCCCGAAACGTACATCACCGTAAGGGACGAGGCAGCAGTTCTTCTGGACGTTCTACAGAGCCTCTCACCGACAGGTGGCCTGCTGACTGACCGGACATAA
- a CDS encoding ParB/RepB/Spo0J family partition protein, producing MSSRKKDSSAALMGLVGNIQLASRVSAVAEAEPTELPLSVLAARRNQPRRFFDETALNELADSIRAKGILQPLLVRPASDGQFEVIAGERRLRAAQLAALTSVPVRVHPCSDTEADQLALIENLQRRDLDRYEDVSSKLRLIAAAWKVSEPEAKTRLRRLRKHPGEDPEKVQQVESLFRLVGSEKWTSFVSNGLAILDLPETLLRVMQAGRLPYSKAVLLARAPQEYQEALLNEVLELGLSFEALRGRIAALTPGRPSGITDAQLKAVRRQLTPDTLDQLPPAKKVRVKSLLAQLSALLT from the coding sequence ATGAGCAGCCGGAAAAAAGACAGCAGCGCCGCGCTGATGGGCCTGGTCGGGAACATTCAACTGGCCAGCCGCGTTTCTGCCGTTGCAGAAGCAGAGCCGACAGAACTGCCGCTGTCAGTCCTGGCGGCCCGACGGAATCAGCCCCGGCGGTTTTTCGACGAAACAGCCCTGAATGAACTGGCCGACAGCATCCGGGCAAAAGGCATCCTGCAGCCCCTGCTGGTCCGGCCCGCCAGTGACGGCCAGTTCGAAGTCATTGCCGGTGAGCGCCGCCTCCGCGCAGCACAGCTTGCCGCCCTGACCAGTGTTCCAGTGCGCGTACACCCATGTAGTGATACTGAAGCGGACCAGCTGGCCCTGATCGAGAATCTTCAGCGCCGTGACCTCGACCGATATGAGGACGTGAGCTCGAAACTTCGACTGATCGCCGCAGCCTGGAAGGTTAGTGAACCAGAGGCTAAAACGCGACTGCGCAGACTGCGGAAGCATCCTGGCGAGGATCCCGAGAAGGTTCAGCAGGTGGAAAGCCTCTTCCGGCTCGTTGGAAGTGAGAAATGGACCTCTTTCGTGTCGAACGGGCTTGCCATCCTGGATCTGCCCGAAACTCTGTTGCGAGTGATGCAAGCTGGCCGGTTGCCCTACAGCAAAGCCGTGCTGCTGGCCCGGGCACCGCAGGAGTACCAGGAAGCCCTGTTGAACGAGGTTCTCGAGCTGGGCCTGAGTTTTGAAGCGTTGCGGGGACGCATCGCAGCCCTCACACCTGGCCGACCCTCCGGAATTACGGATGCTCAGCTGAAGGCAGTTCGCCGTCAACTGACGCCAGACACCCTCGATCAGCTGCCACCTGCAAAAAAGGTTCGCGTGAAGTCGCTGCTGGCCCAGCTTTCTGCTTTATTGACCTGA
- a CDS encoding type II toxin-antitoxin system prevent-host-death family antitoxin, which produces MPKPPLPSPDVPLLAQVSVSDARAQWKGVLRQVERHSHRVIITHHDNPLVAIVPLSELTVLDPLALSTAPRVPSHTVRADLRGTVLPVMAGGTRTVILRYDEPVAALVPVSDLARLKRPPSTPAATLPPGASMRKTTIITFFSHAGGVGKTSSCRDIGYELAAVGHRVLLIDLDPQANLTDWLGVDPEDESSVTMFDALVNGLPLPAVHHVHGLDLIPSGLELARIEAMLTGMDLGGVDRLKKALRPVVEAGTYDFILIDTPPTLGKPVLIALFACHEVIIPVSSRNKGLSAVKTVHDMVNTYREYNPGLNILSHLITQRGSTNHSKAAQEAAVALLPNISGPIKSRPAIYDECQVAKQPVGAFAPGSEARQEVQAAVRQILGYLAVPA; this is translated from the coding sequence ATGCCTAAGCCGCCTCTCCCCTCCCCTGACGTTCCACTGCTGGCGCAGGTCAGCGTCAGTGACGCCCGCGCACAGTGGAAAGGCGTCCTGCGCCAGGTCGAACGTCATAGCCACCGTGTCATTATTACCCACCACGACAATCCTCTCGTCGCGATCGTACCCCTGTCAGAACTCACAGTCCTTGACCCTCTCGCGCTGTCCACAGCGCCGCGGGTGCCCAGCCACACGGTGCGGGCTGACCTGCGGGGCACAGTCCTGCCAGTCATGGCCGGTGGCACCCGGACAGTCATCCTGCGCTACGACGAACCTGTTGCCGCGCTGGTTCCCGTCAGTGACCTGGCCCGACTGAAGCGGCCCCCTTCCACGCCCGCCGCGACTCTTCCTCCTGGAGCCTCCATGCGCAAAACCACGATCATTACTTTCTTCAGCCACGCCGGCGGTGTGGGAAAAACCTCCAGTTGCCGCGATATCGGCTATGAACTTGCGGCGGTTGGCCACCGGGTTCTTCTGATTGACCTCGATCCGCAGGCCAACCTCACAGACTGGCTGGGCGTCGATCCAGAGGACGAAAGCAGCGTCACCATGTTCGACGCACTGGTCAATGGCCTTCCACTTCCTGCAGTGCATCATGTGCACGGTCTGGACCTGATTCCCTCAGGCCTTGAACTTGCCAGGATTGAAGCGATGCTGACCGGAATGGACCTGGGCGGAGTTGACCGGCTTAAAAAAGCGCTGCGTCCTGTGGTGGAAGCTGGAACTTATGATTTTATCCTGATCGATACGCCTCCAACCCTTGGGAAACCGGTGTTGATCGCTCTGTTCGCGTGCCATGAGGTGATCATTCCGGTCAGCAGCCGCAACAAGGGGCTGAGCGCCGTCAAAACCGTGCATGACATGGTGAACACCTACCGTGAGTACAACCCAGGTCTTAACATCCTGTCGCATCTCATTACCCAGCGCGGCAGCACCAACCATTCGAAAGCCGCTCAGGAAGCGGCCGTGGCATTGCTCCCCAACATCAGCGGTCCTATCAAATCCCGCCCCGCCATCTACGATGAGTGCCAGGTCGCAAAGCAGCCGGTGGGGGCTTTCGCACCCGGCAGCGAGGCCCGGCAGGAAGTCCAGGCTGCCGTTCGACAGATTCTGGGTTACCTTGCGGTGCCGGCATGA